A genomic window from Populus alba chromosome 19, ASM523922v2, whole genome shotgun sequence includes:
- the LOC118035331 gene encoding uncharacterized aarF domain-containing protein kinase At5g05200, chloroplastic — protein MAIISVSALRGARFPLFTNNPHPFPQFPIPSRRSSKLNFRSKGFTPFARYAQSQQDLFSSRLQDGIENLPKLVEDIVQTSINTGPRGALRLAQGIQAFLGVGGEWLADASKSTNSSAGLPTQMQLGLLSPQYLRRLFERMGATYIKLGQFIASAPTLFPAEYVQEFQNCFDRAPAVPFQEIQAILREELGRPIDSVYEYVDPTPVASASIAQVHAARLKGSQDDVVIKVLKPGIKDILVADLNFVYVVARILEFLNPELSRASLVGIVKDIRESMLEEVDFYKEAANIEAFRSYLEAMGLTRQATAPKVYQHCSTKRILTMERLYGVPLTDLDSISSLVSSPETSLITALNVWFGSLLACETFHADVHAGNLWLLRDGRIGFLDFGIVGRISPKTWTAMEVFLASIATEEYESMASALIEMGATDKDVDVMAFAKDLEKIFSSIQDLDTELIVATARDRTTNATAVSANVVVDERQMNALFLDVIRVSESYGLKFPREFALLMKQLLYFDRYTRLLAPNLNMLQDQRISIVSNRGSRYKNSFR, from the exons AGGGGCTCGGTTCCCTCTCTTTACCAATAATCCACACCCATTTCCTCAG ttTCCAATTCCAAGCAGGAGATCAAGTAAGCTCAATTTTCGCTCAAAGGGTTTTACCCCTTTTGCCCGGTATGCTCAATCACAGCAGGATCTTTTCTCTTCTCGCCTCCAAG ACGGTATTGAAAACTTGCCCAAACTTGTGGAGGATATTGTTCAGACATCTATCAATACCGGTCCACGTGGAGCCCTAAGGCTGGCTCAAGGTATTCAAGCATTTCTTGGAGTTGGTGGCGAGTGGCTGGCAGATGCATCAAAG TCTACAAATTCTTCTGCTGGATTACCAACCCAAATGCAGCTTGGATTACTTTCTCCACAATATTTGAGGAGATTGTTTGAACGCATGGGAGCAACCTATATTAAATTAGGTCAG TTCATAGCATCTGCACCTACCTTGTTCCCAGCAGAATATGTACAAGAATTTCAGAACTGTTTCGACAGAGCTCCTGCAGTTCCTTTTCAAGAAATTCAAGCAATCTTGCGTGAGGAATTAGGAAGACCAATAGACAGTGTGTACGAATATGTTGACCCAACACCAGTTGCCTCGGCCTCAATTGCACAG GTTCATGCTGCAAGGCTCAAGGGCTCTCAAGATGATGTAGTTATAAAGGTCTTGAAACCTGGAATAAAAGATATCCTAGTGGCAGATTTGAACTTTGTTTACGTTGTTGCTCGCATATTGGAGTTTTTAAACCCTGAACTCAGCCGTGCATCACTG GTTGGTATTGTCAAAGACATAAGAGAGTCCATGCTTGAAGAAGTCGACTTTTATAAGGAAGCTGCAAACATCGAGGCCTTTAGGAGTTATTTGGAAGCTATGGGACTTACAAGGCAAGCTACAGCTCCAAAAGTATACCAGCACTGCAGTACCAAGCGAATTCTTACAATGGAGAGGCTATATGGAGTGCCTCTCACTGACCTGGACTCTATAAGCTCACTTGTTTCTAGTCCAGAGACCAGTCTTATAACTGCCCTCAATGTGTG GTTTGGTAGTTTACTTGCATGTGAAACTTTCCATGCAGATGTTCATGCTGGCAATTTGTGGTTGTTACGCGATGGCCGCATTGGGTTTCTTGATTTCG GAATTGTTGGTCGCATATCCCCAAAAACATGGACTGCTATGGAAGTGTTTCTCGCGTCAATTGCAACCGAAGAATATGAGTCAATGGCATCTGCCTTGATTGAAATGGGTGCCACAGACAAGGATGTGGATGTTATGGCCTTTGCCAAAGACCTGGAAAAGATATTCTCATCAATACAG GATTTGGATACTGAATTAATCGTTGCAACTGCCAGGGATAGAACTACAAATGCAACTGCTGTCTCTGCCAATGTTGTTGTTGACGAGAGGCAGATGAATGCACTCTTTCTTGATGTG ATTCGGGTTAGTGAATCATATGGACTCAAATTTCCCAGGGAGTTTGCTCTTCTCATGAAACAGCTTCTGTATTTTGATCGGTACACCCGATTGCTGGCCCCCAACTTAAACATGCTTCAGGACCAGAGGATTTCCATTGTTTCAAATCGAGGAAGCAGATACAAGAACAGCTTCAGATGA